The DNA segment ACCTCGCCATCCGCGCCGCCGAAGACTTCATCCACGCCGGTTACCCGGTCGATGCCGAAGCCATCCTGTTGTGCGAACTCGATGGCGTCGAAGCCGATGTCCACGACGATTGCCTGCGGGTTCGCGAGGTCATGACCCGGGCCGGTGCCAGCGAAGTGCGTCAGGCCCGCGATGAAGCCGAGCGCGTGCGCTTCTGGGCCGGGCGCAAAAACGCCTTTCCGGCGATCGGTCGCTTGTCGCCGGACTACTACTGTATGGACGGCACCATCCCGCGCCGCGAGTTGCCCGGCGTGCTGCAAGGCATCGCCCGCCTTGGCGCCGAATACGGCTTGCGCGTGGCTAACGTGTTTCATGCCGGCGACGGCAATATGCACCCGCTGATTCTGTTCGACGCCAACCAACCGGGCGAACTGCAACGCGCTGAAGCGCTGGGCGGGAAGATTCTCGAACTGTGCGTGCAGGTCGGCGGCAGCATCACCGGCGAACACGGGGTCGGCCGCGAGAAAATCAATCAGATGTGCGCGCAATTCAACAGCGCTGAACTGACGCTGTTCCACGCGGTAAAAGCCGCGTTCGACCCGCAAGGCCTGCTCAACCCCGGCAAAAACATCCCGACCCTGCATCGCTGCGCGGAATTCGGCGCGATGCACATTCATGCCGGGCACCTGCCATTCCCCGAACTGGAGCGCTTCTGATGGCTGATTTCGACGCCAGCGGCGCGCTGCTCGATCAGGTCAATGAGGCCCGGGCCAACGCCACGCCGCTGAAAATTCAGGGCGGCAACAGCAAAGCGTTTCTCGGCCGCGAAGTGGCCGGTGAAGTGCTCGACGTTCGCACGCATCGCGGCATCGTGCGCTATGAACCGACGGAGCTGGTGGTCAGCGTGCGCGCCGGTACGCCGTTACGCGAATTGCTGGCGGCGCTTGACGCGGCCGGGCAGATGTTGCCCTGTGAGCCGCCGGCCTTCGGCGACAGCGCCACGGTGGGCGGGATGATTGCCTGCGGTTTATCCGGGCCACGGCGGCCATGGTCAGGTTCGGTGCGCGATTTTGTTCTCGGCACTCGGGTCATCACCGGGCTCGGCCAACACCTGCGTTTCGGTGGCGAGGTGATGAAAAACGTCGCCGGCTACGATATCTCGCGCCTGTTGACCGGCAGTTTCGGCTGCCTTGGCGTGCTCACCGAAGTGTCGCTGAAAGTCCTGCCGAAACCGCGTCAATGCCTGAGCATCCGCCTCGACCTCGATTGCGCCCGGGCGCTGGCGCGGCTTGCCGAATGGGGCCAGCAACCGTTGCCGATCAGCGGTGCCTGCCATGACGGGCAAAGCCTGTATCTGCGCCTTGAGGGTGGCGAAGGCTCGGTAACCGCTGCGCATCAACGCCTCGGCGGCGAACCGCTGGACTCGGCTTTCTGGCGCGACTTGAACGAACAACGCCTGGGCTTTTTCGACGAAGGCCTGCCGCTGTGGCGCCTGTCGCTGCCGAACAATCTCGGGCCGCAGGACTTGCCCGGCCAGCAGTTGATCGACTGGGCCGGTGCGCAACGCTGGCTGAAATCCGATCACGAACACATCCAGATCCTCGCCCAGGAACTCGGCGGGCACGCCACCTGCTTCACTCATGGCGCCAGCGACACACCGTTCCAGCCGCTGCCGCGCACGCTGATGCGTTATCACCGGCAACTCAAGGCGCAACTCGACCCGCAAGGGCTGTTCAACCCCGGCCGGATGTACGCGGAGTTCTAGCCATGCAAACCACCCTCAGCGAACAGTCCCGACGCCTGCCGCGCGCCGCCGAGGCGGAAAAGATCCTCCGCACCTGCGTGCACTGCGGGTTCTGCAACGCGACCTGCCCAACCTATCAATTGCTCGGCGATGAACTCGACGGGCCGCGCGGACGCATCTATCTGATCAAGCAAGTGCTCGAAGGCGCCGCGGCCACCGCGCAGACTCAACTGCATCTGGATCGCTGCCTGTCCTGCCGCAATTGCGAAACCACCTGCCCTTCCGGCGTCGATTATCACAACCTGCTCGACATCGGCCGGGCAGTGGTCGACAAGACCGTGCCGCGCCCTGCCGCCCAACGTCTGTTGCGCGAGGGCTTGCGCGCACTGGCGCCGAATCCCGGCGTGTTCAAGGGCTTGCTGCGGGTCGGCACGACGTTCCGGCCTTTGCTGCCGCGCCTGTTCGAAAGCAAATTGCCGCAGCGCTCGTCAGCATCCGGCTCACGCCCTGCTCCGCGCCATGCGCGGCGGGTGTTGCTGCTTGAAGGTTGCGTGCAACCGGGCCTGTCGCCGAACACCAACGACGCGACAACGCGGGTGCTCGATCGACTGGGGATCAGCGTCACCCCGGTGGCCGAGACCGGTTGCTGTGGCGCACTGGACTATCACCTCGACGCCCAGGCCAAAGGCCTCGACCGCGCCCGGCAGAACATCGATGCCTGGTGGCCGCACCTGGAAAACGGCGCCGAAGCCATCGTGCAGACAGCCAGCGGTTGCGGCGCCTTCATCAAGGATTACGGGCATTTGCTGGCGCAGGATCCGCGCTACGCCGACAAGGCGCGGCAGATCAGCGAACGGACACTGGATCTGGTGCAGATGCTCGCGCAGGAACCTCTGGAGACAGTGTGCGCCGCCAGCCAACGCCGGATCGCCGTGCATTGCCCCTGCACTCTGCAACATGCGCTGAAACTCGGCGGCGCGGTGGAGGCACTGTTGACCCGGCTGGGCTTCAACCTCACGGCGGTGCCGGACGGGCATTTGTGCTGTGGTTCGGCCGGCACCTATTCGCTGACGCAACCGACCCTTGCCCGGCAACTGCGCGACAACCGCCTCAACGCCCTGGAGAGCGATCGCCCGGACCTGATCGTCACCTCCAACATCGGTTGCCAGAATCATCTGGCCGGCGCCGGGCGCACCCAGGTTTTGCACTGGATCGAACTGGTGGATCAGTCGTTGGCAGAATGAAGTTCGTAGGATTCTTCGTTTGCCGCCGTCGGCGAAGGCTGCGATCTTTTCCTCCATCCATTACGTGACCGTGGCAGGAATTTTTTTCATGACCGTGCAGCCTTTCGTCAGCCCCGACCTGATCCGCCAACGCTTCTCCAAAGCGATGTCCGACATGTACCGCGAAGAAGTGCCGCTGTACGGCGCGCTGATGGCACTGGTGGAACAGACCAATCGCGAAGTGCTCGCCGCTCAGCCGGACATCGCACGGCAGCTCGACAGCACCGGTGAAATCGAACGACTGGACATGGAACGCCACGGCGCCATCCGCGTCGGCACGGCTACAGAGCTGGCGACCCTCGCCCGCCTGTTCGCGGTGATGGGCATGCAACCGGTGGGTTATTACGACTTGACCCCAGCGGGTGTGCCGGTGCACTCCACGGCGTTTCGCGCGGTGCATGAGGCTGCGTTGCAGATCAGTCCGTTTAGGGTGTTCACCTCGTTGCTGCGCCTGGAACTGATCGAGGATCCCGAGCTGCGCGCGTTTGCCGAATCGGTGCTGAACCGGCGTTCGATCTTTACCCCTACGGCATTGCGTCTGATCGAGCAGGCTGAGTCAGCTGGCGGGCTGAATGAGGATGAAGCGGCGCAATTCGTCCTACAGGCACTGGAGACCTTTCGCTGGCATCACAGCGCAACCGTCACCGCCGCGCAGTACCAGACCCTCAGCGCCCAGCACCGTTTGATCGCCGATGTGGTGGCGTTCAAAGGCCCGCACATCAATCACCTGACCCCGCGCACCCTGGACATCGACATCGTCCAGGCGCAGATGCCGCTACATGGCATCACCCCGAAAGCAGTGATCGAAGGCCCGCCGCGCCGGCACTGCCCGATCCTTCTGCGCCAAACCAGTTTCAAGGCGCTCGACGAGCCGATTGCCTTCACCGACCAGAGTGACACCCACGGCAGCCACAGCGCGCGTTTCGGCGAGATTGAACAACGCGGTGCGGCGCTGACTCCCAAGGGGCGAGCGCTGTATGACCGTTTGCTGAATGCCGCCCGCGATGAACTCGGTGACTTCCCCAACGAAGGCAACGCCGCACGCTACAACGCGCTGATGACCCAGCACTTTGGCGAATTTCCTGACAGCGTCGACGGCATGCGTGAACAGGGACTGGCGTACTTTCGCTACTTCCCTACGGAAAAAGGCCTGGCAGCGGGTAGCCTCACGTCGGCATCACTGGAGGATTTGCTCCGCGATGGCCATGTGAAAGCTGAACCGTTGGTGTACGAAGATTTCCTGCCGGTGAGTGCCGCGGGGATTTTTCAGTCGAACCTTGGGGATGCCGCGCAGACGCACTATGGCGAACACTCTAACCGTCAGGCGTTTGAACAGGCCTTGGGCCGCGCAACCATTGATGAGCTGGGGTTGTACGCTGAGACGCAGCGACGTTCGATTGAGGAGTGTGTCCAGGTTTTGGGCGTGAAACTGTTCTGACTGTGGCGAGGGAGCTTGCTCCCGCTGGGCTGCGAAGCGGCCCTCGTTTTGGCAGCGCCGCGCACTCCAGCGGGAGCAAGCTCCCTCGCCACAGAATCAAAAGTTGCTTCTAGCGCAACCGCGACAACAGCGCGAACGCCGTCTCCTCCGAAGATGCTGGATTCTGCCCCGTCAGCAACAACCCGTCTTCACGGGTATAGCTCGACCAATCGGCGCCCTTGGAGAAAATCCCGCCCTTGGCCTTGAGCTCATCCTCCACCAGAAACGGCACCACGTCGGTCAGCCCTACCGCCTCCTCTTCGCTGTTGGTGAAACCGGTCACCTGCTTACCGTTGACCAGCGGCTGACCGTCCGCACCTTTGGCATGGCGCAGCACACCAGGCGCATGACACACCGCCGCAACTGGTTTGCCACTGTTGTAAAACGCTTCGATCAATGCAATCGAATGGCGGTCTTCAGCCAGATCCCACAGCGGGCCGTGGCCGCCGGGATAGAACACGGCATCGAAATCAGCAGCCTTCACCGTGTCCAGCTTGACCGTGGAGGACAGTGCCGACTGGGCGGCGGAATCCTTGCGAAAGCGCTCGGTCGCGGCGGTCTGCGCGTCCGGTTCGTCACTCTTCGGGTCCAGCGGTGGCTGGCCACCCTTGGGCGAGGCCAGCGTCAGTTGCGCGCCGGCATCCTTGAACACGTAATACGGCGCGGCGAATTCTTCCAGCCAGAAACCGGTTTTCTTGCCGGTATCACCCAATTGATCGTGGGACGTTAAAACCATCAGGATTTTCATGTCGTTCTCACTCGCTGTGGGGAAGGTGCGGACGCCGTTGGCGCGGTCGTGAGTGATTGACCGTCGCGCAGGGCGAATCGTTTCAAGCGCTCGACGCTGGCACTTGGCCTTACTGCGCAACTTCTTGCGCACTCGCTCGGCGAAAA comes from the Pseudomonas sp. RSB 5.4 genome and includes:
- the glcE gene encoding glycolate oxidase subunit GlcE, coding for MADFDASGALLDQVNEARANATPLKIQGGNSKAFLGREVAGEVLDVRTHRGIVRYEPTELVVSVRAGTPLRELLAALDAAGQMLPCEPPAFGDSATVGGMIACGLSGPRRPWSGSVRDFVLGTRVITGLGQHLRFGGEVMKNVAGYDISRLLTGSFGCLGVLTEVSLKVLPKPRQCLSIRLDLDCARALARLAEWGQQPLPISGACHDGQSLYLRLEGGEGSVTAAHQRLGGEPLDSAFWRDLNEQRLGFFDEGLPLWRLSLPNNLGPQDLPGQQLIDWAGAQRWLKSDHEHIQILAQELGGHATCFTHGASDTPFQPLPRTLMRYHRQLKAQLDPQGLFNPGRMYAEF
- the glcF gene encoding glycolate oxidase subunit GlcF yields the protein MQTTLSEQSRRLPRAAEAEKILRTCVHCGFCNATCPTYQLLGDELDGPRGRIYLIKQVLEGAAATAQTQLHLDRCLSCRNCETTCPSGVDYHNLLDIGRAVVDKTVPRPAAQRLLREGLRALAPNPGVFKGLLRVGTTFRPLLPRLFESKLPQRSSASGSRPAPRHARRVLLLEGCVQPGLSPNTNDATTRVLDRLGISVTPVAETGCCGALDYHLDAQAKGLDRARQNIDAWWPHLENGAEAIVQTASGCGAFIKDYGHLLAQDPRYADKARQISERTLDLVQMLAQEPLETVCAASQRRIAVHCPCTLQHALKLGGAVEALLTRLGFNLTAVPDGHLCCGSAGTYSLTQPTLARQLRDNRLNALESDRPDLIVTSNIGCQNHLAGAGRTQVLHWIELVDQSLAE
- a CDS encoding VOC family protein; protein product: MTVQPFVSPDLIRQRFSKAMSDMYREEVPLYGALMALVEQTNREVLAAQPDIARQLDSTGEIERLDMERHGAIRVGTATELATLARLFAVMGMQPVGYYDLTPAGVPVHSTAFRAVHEAALQISPFRVFTSLLRLELIEDPELRAFAESVLNRRSIFTPTALRLIEQAESAGGLNEDEAAQFVLQALETFRWHHSATVTAAQYQTLSAQHRLIADVVAFKGPHINHLTPRTLDIDIVQAQMPLHGITPKAVIEGPPRRHCPILLRQTSFKALDEPIAFTDQSDTHGSHSARFGEIEQRGAALTPKGRALYDRLLNAARDELGDFPNEGNAARYNALMTQHFGEFPDSVDGMREQGLAYFRYFPTEKGLAAGSLTSASLEDLLRDGHVKAEPLVYEDFLPVSAAGIFQSNLGDAAQTHYGEHSNRQAFEQALGRATIDELGLYAETQRRSIEECVQVLGVKLF
- a CDS encoding type 1 glutamine amidotransferase domain-containing protein, whose translation is MKILMVLTSHDQLGDTGKKTGFWLEEFAAPYYVFKDAGAQLTLASPKGGQPPLDPKSDEPDAQTAATERFRKDSAAQSALSSTVKLDTVKAADFDAVFYPGGHGPLWDLAEDRHSIALIEAFYNSGKPVAAVCHAPGVLRHAKGADGQPLVNGKQVTGFTNSEEEAVGLTDVVPFLVEDELKAKGGIFSKGADWSSYTREDGLLLTGQNPASSEETAFALLSRLR